A portion of the uncultured Draconibacterium sp. genome contains these proteins:
- a CDS encoding AMP-binding protein, whose product MQLLDYTLGNILEKWAFETPDKDFIVYPDRNLRFSYKQFNERVDRLAKGLLFIGIKPEDKVGVWAKNVPDWTTLMFATAKIGAILVTVNTNYKLAELEYILKNADINSLFIVDGYRDSDYVKMIFELVPELKTQARGKLKSEKFPELKNVGFIGQQKHRGMYSTDELMLLGSHIDDLELESVKEALNCHDVVNMQYTSGTTGFPKGVMLSHHNILNNGFATGECMKYTEDDRLLVCVPLFHCFGCVLAVCAIVSHGATMVFTEDFDPLLVLASVQKEKCTALYGVPTMFIAELNHPMFDMFDLSSLRTGIMAGALCPIETMRQVMDKMNMKDIIIVYGLTESSPGMTATRTHNSVEVRSTTVGFEFPNVEVKIVDTETDEECKQGEQGEICCRGYNVMKGYYNNPEETAKVIDTEGWLHSGDLAVKTEDGFYKITGRIKDMIVRGGENIYPREIENYLYRLPQIEAVEVAGVPSKKYGEAVGAFIKLKKGESLSEEEIVDFCRGNIARFKIPKYIFFVDEFPMTASGKIQKYKLSEMSLELCKEKGIEIV is encoded by the coding sequence ATGCAACTACTTGATTATACCTTAGGAAATATTCTTGAAAAATGGGCCTTCGAAACACCAGACAAAGATTTTATTGTATACCCCGATCGTAATTTGCGGTTTTCGTACAAGCAGTTTAACGAACGGGTTGACCGCCTGGCAAAAGGTCTGCTTTTTATTGGTATAAAACCGGAAGATAAAGTAGGTGTTTGGGCAAAAAATGTTCCCGATTGGACAACATTGATGTTTGCAACAGCAAAAATAGGTGCAATTTTGGTAACAGTTAATACCAACTATAAATTAGCCGAACTGGAATACATTTTAAAAAATGCCGACATAAATTCGCTTTTTATTGTTGACGGATACCGCGACAGCGATTACGTTAAAATGATTTTCGAACTGGTGCCTGAGTTAAAAACACAGGCACGCGGCAAACTAAAATCTGAAAAATTTCCAGAGCTAAAAAATGTTGGTTTTATTGGTCAGCAAAAACATCGCGGGATGTACAGCACCGATGAGTTAATGCTGCTTGGAAGCCACATCGATGATTTAGAGCTTGAAAGTGTTAAGGAAGCCCTCAATTGTCACGATGTAGTTAATATGCAATACACCTCCGGAACTACAGGTTTCCCGAAGGGTGTAATGTTGTCGCACCACAATATTTTGAATAACGGCTTTGCCACCGGCGAGTGCATGAAATATACCGAAGACGACCGCCTTTTAGTTTGTGTTCCCTTATTTCATTGTTTTGGTTGTGTGTTGGCTGTTTGTGCTATTGTTTCGCACGGTGCAACAATGGTGTTTACCGAAGATTTTGATCCGCTATTGGTTTTGGCTTCAGTGCAAAAAGAAAAATGTACTGCGCTTTACGGCGTACCAACCATGTTTATTGCCGAACTAAATCACCCCATGTTCGATATGTTCGATCTTTCATCGTTACGCACTGGAATTATGGCGGGGGCACTTTGTCCCATCGAAACCATGCGCCAGGTGATGGATAAAATGAACATGAAAGATATTATTATAGTGTACGGTTTAACCGAAAGTTCGCCAGGAATGACGGCTACCCGAACACATAACTCCGTTGAAGTTAGGTCTACCACCGTTGGGTTTGAATTTCCTAATGTTGAGGTTAAAATTGTTGATACTGAAACCGACGAAGAATGTAAGCAGGGCGAGCAGGGTGAAATATGTTGCAGGGGCTACAATGTAATGAAAGGCTACTACAATAATCCTGAAGAAACAGCAAAAGTTATCGACACGGAAGGTTGGTTACACTCGGGCGATCTGGCAGTAAAAACCGAAGATGGATTTTATAAAATTACCGGACGCATAAAAGATATGATCGTTCGTGGAGGAGAAAATATATACCCGCGCGAGATTGAAAATTACCTTTATCGTTTGCCACAAATTGAAGCCGTTGAGGTTGCCGGGGTTCCGAGCAAAAAGTACGGCGAAGCGGTTGGTGCATTTATAAAATTGAAAAAGGGAGAGTCGCTTAGCGAGGAAGAGATTGTAGATTTTTGCCGTGGAAATATTGCCAGGTTTAAGATTCCAAAGTACATCTTTTTTGTCGACGAATTTCCGATGACTGCCAGTGGTAAAATTCAAAAGTACAAACTTAGTGAGATGTCGCTTGAGCTTTGTAAAGAGAAAGGCATTGAAATTGTTTAA